The following proteins are encoded in a genomic region of Alnus glutinosa chromosome 8, dhAlnGlut1.1, whole genome shotgun sequence:
- the LOC133875941 gene encoding BES1/BZR1 homolog protein 4-like, with protein MTSGSRLPTWKERDNNKKRERRRRAIAAKIFAGLRMYGNFKLPKHCDNNEVLKALCNEAGWSVEPDGTTYRKGCKPIERMDVIGGSAAASPCSSYQPSPCASYNPSPGSSSFPSPASSSYAANLNSDGSSLIPWLKNLSSASSLASSSKYPHLYMHGGSISAPVTPPLSSPTARTPRFKTDWDDQAARPGWGGQNYSFLPSSTPPSPGRQIVPDPEWFAGIRIPQGGPTSPTFTLVSSNPFGFKEEALAGGGSRMWTPGQSGTCSPAIAAGSDHTADIPMSEAVSDEFAFGSNTAGLVKAWEGERIHEECGSDDLELTLGSSRTR; from the exons ATGACGTCGGGGAGTAGGCTGCCGACGTGGAAGGAGAGGGATAACAACAAGAAGAGGGAGAGGAGGCGGAGGGCAATAGCGGCGAAGATCTTCGCGGGGCTGAGAATGTACGGAAACTTCAAGCTCCCAAAGCACTGCGACAACAACGAGGTCCTCAAGGCCCTCTGTAACGAGGCCGGCTGGTCCGTCGAACCCGACGGCACCACGTATCGTAAG GGATGCAAGCCCATTGAACGAATGGATGTGATCGGTGGATCTGCTGCAGCAAGCCCATGCTCATCTTACCAACCAAGTCCCTGTGCTTCATACAACCCTAGTCCTGGCTCCTCTTCCTTCCCAAGCCCAGCTTCTTCCTCTTATGCCGCTAATTTGAATTCTGATGGCAGTTCCCTCATCCCATGGCTCAAAAATCTCTCATCCGCGTCATCATTAGCCTCCTCTTCCAAGTACCCTCATCTCTATATGCATGGTGGTTCAATTAGTGCTCCTGTCACCCCTCCATTAAGCTCCCCAACCGCTCGCACACCCAGATTCAAAACTGATTGGGATGACCAGGCTGCCCGTCCAGGCTGGGGTGGGCAGAACTACTCCTTCCTTCCATCTTCTACCCCACCAAGCCCTGGACGCCAAATTGTTCCTGATCCAGAATGGTTTGCTGGCATTCGAATCCCGCAGGGTGGGCCAACTTCTCCAACATTCACCCTTGTCTCTTCAAACCCTTTTGGGTTCAAGGAAGAGGCTTTAGCTGGTGGTGGATCTCGCATGTGGACTCCTGGACAAAGTGGGACATGCTCTCCTGCCATTGCAGCAGGCTCTGATCACACCGCTGACATTCCAATGTCTGAAGCAGTTTCGGATGAGTTTGCATTTGGAAGCAACACAGCAGGGCTAGTGAAGGCATGGGAAGGAGAAAGGATTCATGAAGAGTGTGGATCAGATGATCTAGAGCTCACTCTGGGGAGCTCGAGGACCAG